From the genome of Glycine max cultivar Williams 82 chromosome 2, Glycine_max_v4.0, whole genome shotgun sequence, one region includes:
- the LOC100798990 gene encoding 6-phosphofructo-2-kinase/fructose-2,6-bisphosphatase isoform X2 has protein sequence MVGNIEEDRDGLHQSPLGIPELLYVSVKMENPNLTLSRDLLPHVSGSCPSLDPSKALSMERESASVWELSFVVPPNHEALEFKFLLKPKYIDNPCFIEEGPSRVLIGGALQDGDRLALFRLDSDQVLEYRVFVEAKRASPFDLAASWRAYQENFRLSTVRGIPDVSINSEVQTGSENISSASLELDLEHYIVPSPPVSASSAPVYAANLTENPRSLGSGSASISSSTVDGSVSMINQPETVKVYQSPGMVKSQSVGTISPLQKEDDLRGLLVDRGVGVPRLVKSSSSNAFTNLNLVTDTKNSIPAAAGAVAAAAIADQMLGPKEHRHLAIVMVSLPARGKTYTAAKLTRYLRWLGHNTKHFNVGKYRRLKHGSSQFADFFRADNPEGVEARNEVAKMAFEDMISWMQEGGQVGIFDATNSSKQRRNMLMKLAEGRCKIIFLETICNDVDIIERNIRFKIQQSPDYAEVSDFEAGLRDFKERVANYEKVYETVEEGSYIKMIDMASGHGGQIQVKNISGYLPGRIVCFLVNTHLTPRPILLTRHGESQYNVRGRIGGDSALSEAGELYKKKLAKFVEKRLKSERAACIWTSTLQRTILTAGPIVGFPKIQWRALDEINAGVCDGMTYEEIKKNMPEEYESRNKDKLRYRYPRGESYLDVIQRLEPVIIELERQRAPVVVISHQAVLRALYAYFTDRPLKEIADIEMPLHTIIEIQLGVTGVEEKRYKLMD, from the exons ATGGTGGGGAATATTGAAGAAGACCGAGATGGCCTTCACCAATCGCCGTTAGGAATCCCGGAATTGCTCTATGTTTCGGTGAAGATGGAGAATCCCAATCTCACTCTCTCTAGGGACCTTCTCCCTCACGTATCTGGCTCTTGCCCTTCTTTGGATCCTTCCAAAGCT CTTTCTATGGAACGGGAATCAGCGTCAGTGTGGGAGTTGAGCTTTGTCGTTCCACCCAATCACG AAGCTTTAGAGTTTAAGTTCCTTTTGAAGCCCAAGTACATCGATAATCCTTGTTTTATTGAGGAGGGTCCAAGTCGAGTACTTATTGGGGGAGCATTGCAAGATGGTGACAGGCTGGCTTTGTTTAGGCTTGATAGTGATCAAGTTCTTGAGTATCGAGTATTTGTGGAAGCAAAAAGGGCTTCTCCCTTTGATCTTGCAGCTAGTTGGAGGGCTTATCAGGAGAATTTCCGTCTTTCAACTGTACGTGGGATACCTGATGTCAGCATAAATTCAGAGGTTCAGACAGGTAGTGAG AACATCTCATCTGCGAGTTTGGAActtgatcttgagcattatattGTTCCATCTCCCCCTGTTTCTGCAAGTTCAGCACCTGTATATGCGGCTAACTTGACAGAGAATCCCAGATCACTAGGCAGTGGGTCTGCCAGCATTTCATCTTCTACTGTAGATGGCAGTGTTTCTATGATCAATCAACCAGAGACAGTAAAG GTGTACCAAAGTCCTGGAATGGTTAAATCTCAGTCTGTGGGAACAATTTCCCCTCTGCAAAAGGAAGACGATCTGAGGGGACTTCTTGTTGATAGGGGTGTTGGAGTTCCCAGACTTGTAAAATCTTCTAGTTCAAATGCTTTCACTAATCTTAATTTGGTCACTGATACTAAG AATTCAATTCCAGCTGCTGCTGGAGCTGTTGCAGCTGCTGCGATTGCTGATCAGATGCTAGGTCCCAAAGAGCATAGACATTTGGCGATTGTCATG GTGAGTTTGCCAGCTCGAGGCAAGACTTACACTGCAGCTAAACTTACAAGATATCTTCGATGGTTAGGTCATAATACCAAACACTTCAATGTTGGTAAG TATCGTCGCCTTAAGCATGGTTCTAGTCAG TTTGCTGATTTCTTTCGAGCTGACAATCCTGAAGGTGTGGAGGCACGTAACGAG GTAGCAAAGATGGCATTTGAAGATATGATATCTTGGATGCAAGAAGGTGGCCAG GTTGGGATATTTGATGCCACAAACAGTAGCAAGCAGCGAAGAAACATGCTGATGAAATTGGCTGAAGGTAGATGCAAG ATCATTTTTCTGGAAACAATATGCAATGATGTAGACATAATTGAGAGGAATATTCGCTTTAAAATTCAGCAAAGTCCTGACTATGCAGAAGT ATCAGATTTTGAGGCTGGATTGCGGGACTTTAAAGAACGTGTCGCCAACTATGAGAAG GTTTATGAGACGGTAGAAGAAGGATCTTACATAAAAATGATTGACATGGCCAGTGGACATGGAGGGCAAATACAA GTGAAAAATATCAGTGGCTACCTACCTGGGCGGATAGTATGTTTCTTG GTTAATACACATCTTACACCACGCCCAATATTACTTACCCGGCATGGAGAAAGTCAGTATAATGTGAGAGGCAGAATTGGAGGAGACTCTGCATTAAG TGAGGCTGGAGAACTTTATAAAAAGAAGCTTGCCAAATTTGTTGAAAAGCGTCTCAAATCAGAACGAGCTGCGTGT ATATGGACTAGTACACTGCAGCGAACAATTTTGACAGCAGGTCCAATTGTTGGGTTTCCAAAG ATACAATGGCGCGCACTTGATGAGATAAATGCTGGTGTGTGTGATGGGATGACGtatgaagaaatcaagaagaacaTGCCAGAGGAGTATGA aTCCCGCAATAAGGACAAACTTAGGTATCGTTATCCTCGTGGAGAGTCTTACTTAGATGTTATTCAAAG GTTAGAACCTGTAATTATTGAACTTGAGCGACAACGAGCACCTGTTGTTGTGATATCTCACCAG GCAGTTTTGAGGGCATTATATGCTTATTTTACTGACAGGCCTTTGAAAGAAATTGCAGATATTGAG ATGCCCCTCCATACGATAATAGAAATACAATTGGGAGTTACAGGTGTCGAAGAGAAAAGATACAAACTAATGGACTGA
- the LOC100798990 gene encoding 6-phosphofructo-2-kinase/fructose-2,6-bisphosphatase isoform X1 translates to MVGNIEEDRDGLHQSPLGIPELLYVSVKMENPNLTLSRDLLPHVSGSCPSLDPSKALSMERESASVWELSFVVPPNHEALEFKFLLKPKYIDNPCFIEEGPSRVLIGGALQDGDRLALFRLDSDQVLEYRVFVEAKRASPFDLAASWRAYQENFRLSTVRGIPDVSINSEVQTGSENISSASLELDLEHYIVPSPPVSASSAPVYAANLTENPRSLGSGSASISSSTVDGSVSMINQPETVKLTEVNVPDPSKVYQSPGMVKSQSVGTISPLQKEDDLRGLLVDRGVGVPRLVKSSSSNAFTNLNLVTDTKNSIPAAAGAVAAAAIADQMLGPKEHRHLAIVMVSLPARGKTYTAAKLTRYLRWLGHNTKHFNVGKYRRLKHGSSQFADFFRADNPEGVEARNEVAKMAFEDMISWMQEGGQVGIFDATNSSKQRRNMLMKLAEGRCKIIFLETICNDVDIIERNIRFKIQQSPDYAEVSDFEAGLRDFKERVANYEKVYETVEEGSYIKMIDMASGHGGQIQVKNISGYLPGRIVCFLVNTHLTPRPILLTRHGESQYNVRGRIGGDSALSEAGELYKKKLAKFVEKRLKSERAACIWTSTLQRTILTAGPIVGFPKIQWRALDEINAGVCDGMTYEEIKKNMPEEYESRNKDKLRYRYPRGESYLDVIQRLEPVIIELERQRAPVVVISHQAVLRALYAYFTDRPLKEIADIEMPLHTIIEIQLGVTGVEEKRYKLMD, encoded by the exons ATGGTGGGGAATATTGAAGAAGACCGAGATGGCCTTCACCAATCGCCGTTAGGAATCCCGGAATTGCTCTATGTTTCGGTGAAGATGGAGAATCCCAATCTCACTCTCTCTAGGGACCTTCTCCCTCACGTATCTGGCTCTTGCCCTTCTTTGGATCCTTCCAAAGCT CTTTCTATGGAACGGGAATCAGCGTCAGTGTGGGAGTTGAGCTTTGTCGTTCCACCCAATCACG AAGCTTTAGAGTTTAAGTTCCTTTTGAAGCCCAAGTACATCGATAATCCTTGTTTTATTGAGGAGGGTCCAAGTCGAGTACTTATTGGGGGAGCATTGCAAGATGGTGACAGGCTGGCTTTGTTTAGGCTTGATAGTGATCAAGTTCTTGAGTATCGAGTATTTGTGGAAGCAAAAAGGGCTTCTCCCTTTGATCTTGCAGCTAGTTGGAGGGCTTATCAGGAGAATTTCCGTCTTTCAACTGTACGTGGGATACCTGATGTCAGCATAAATTCAGAGGTTCAGACAGGTAGTGAG AACATCTCATCTGCGAGTTTGGAActtgatcttgagcattatattGTTCCATCTCCCCCTGTTTCTGCAAGTTCAGCACCTGTATATGCGGCTAACTTGACAGAGAATCCCAGATCACTAGGCAGTGGGTCTGCCAGCATTTCATCTTCTACTGTAGATGGCAGTGTTTCTATGATCAATCAACCAGAGACAGTAAAG TTGACGGAGGTTAATGTCCCTGATCCATCTAAGGTGTACCAAAGTCCTGGAATGGTTAAATCTCAGTCTGTGGGAACAATTTCCCCTCTGCAAAAGGAAGACGATCTGAGGGGACTTCTTGTTGATAGGGGTGTTGGAGTTCCCAGACTTGTAAAATCTTCTAGTTCAAATGCTTTCACTAATCTTAATTTGGTCACTGATACTAAG AATTCAATTCCAGCTGCTGCTGGAGCTGTTGCAGCTGCTGCGATTGCTGATCAGATGCTAGGTCCCAAAGAGCATAGACATTTGGCGATTGTCATG GTGAGTTTGCCAGCTCGAGGCAAGACTTACACTGCAGCTAAACTTACAAGATATCTTCGATGGTTAGGTCATAATACCAAACACTTCAATGTTGGTAAG TATCGTCGCCTTAAGCATGGTTCTAGTCAG TTTGCTGATTTCTTTCGAGCTGACAATCCTGAAGGTGTGGAGGCACGTAACGAG GTAGCAAAGATGGCATTTGAAGATATGATATCTTGGATGCAAGAAGGTGGCCAG GTTGGGATATTTGATGCCACAAACAGTAGCAAGCAGCGAAGAAACATGCTGATGAAATTGGCTGAAGGTAGATGCAAG ATCATTTTTCTGGAAACAATATGCAATGATGTAGACATAATTGAGAGGAATATTCGCTTTAAAATTCAGCAAAGTCCTGACTATGCAGAAGT ATCAGATTTTGAGGCTGGATTGCGGGACTTTAAAGAACGTGTCGCCAACTATGAGAAG GTTTATGAGACGGTAGAAGAAGGATCTTACATAAAAATGATTGACATGGCCAGTGGACATGGAGGGCAAATACAA GTGAAAAATATCAGTGGCTACCTACCTGGGCGGATAGTATGTTTCTTG GTTAATACACATCTTACACCACGCCCAATATTACTTACCCGGCATGGAGAAAGTCAGTATAATGTGAGAGGCAGAATTGGAGGAGACTCTGCATTAAG TGAGGCTGGAGAACTTTATAAAAAGAAGCTTGCCAAATTTGTTGAAAAGCGTCTCAAATCAGAACGAGCTGCGTGT ATATGGACTAGTACACTGCAGCGAACAATTTTGACAGCAGGTCCAATTGTTGGGTTTCCAAAG ATACAATGGCGCGCACTTGATGAGATAAATGCTGGTGTGTGTGATGGGATGACGtatgaagaaatcaagaagaacaTGCCAGAGGAGTATGA aTCCCGCAATAAGGACAAACTTAGGTATCGTTATCCTCGTGGAGAGTCTTACTTAGATGTTATTCAAAG GTTAGAACCTGTAATTATTGAACTTGAGCGACAACGAGCACCTGTTGTTGTGATATCTCACCAG GCAGTTTTGAGGGCATTATATGCTTATTTTACTGACAGGCCTTTGAAAGAAATTGCAGATATTGAG ATGCCCCTCCATACGATAATAGAAATACAATTGGGAGTTACAGGTGTCGAAGAGAAAAGATACAAACTAATGGACTGA
- the LOC102665763 gene encoding RING-H2 finger protein ATL63 encodes MPSQSESPSNSLSQLSRNMFSDNNSNIMLAAIVSLLLVILFVLLLHVYAKWFLFQAQTRSQTRWRRTPVTVSGVLEPSHFHSINIESSPTCNKGLDSASLSAIPMFVQGTEKTEESECVICLSVIEEGEIGRGLPKCCHAFHMECIDMWLSSHCNCPICRAPIVVSGDSQLGSVDGDSDGVVEIVVVTPSYENSENEHGEVSDSVPETSSSSLGFSLKRLLSKVFLSPDHVTELDASQ; translated from the coding sequence ATGCCAAGTCAATCCGAGTCACCAAGCAACTCACTGAGTCAACTCTCTCGGAACATGTTCTCCGACAACAACAGCAACATCATGCTCGCAGCCATAGTTTCCTTGCTCCTAGTAATCCTCTTTGTCCTCCTACTCCATGTGTACGCCAAATGGTTCTTATTCCAGGCACAAACACGTTCGCAGACTCGCTGGCGGCGAACTCCGGTGACCGTCTCCGGCGTTCTGGAACCTTCCCATTTTCATAGTATCAACATAGAATCCTCACCCACGTGCAACAAAGGCCTTGACTCGGCCTCACTTTCGGCAATTCCAATGTTTGTGCAAGGAACAGAGAAAACAGAGGAATCGGAATGTGTCATTTGCTTGAGTGTTATTGAAGAGGGTGAGATTGGAAGGGGATTGCCGAAGTGTTGCCATGCTTTTCACATGGAGTGCATTGACATGTGGTTGAGTTCACATTGCAATTGTCCAATTTGTAGAGCTCCTATTGTGGTAAGTGGAGATTCTCAATTGGGTTCTGTTGATGGTGATAGTGATGGTGTGGTTGAGATTGTGGTTGTTACTCCCAGTTATGAGAATAGTGAGAATGAGCATGGTGAAGTGAGTGATTCTGTTCCCGAAACTTCTTCATCTTCGTTGGGTTTCTCTCTGAAGAGATTGCTGAGTAAGGTTTTTCTGTCACCTGATCATGTAACTGAATTGGATGCTTCGCAGTAA
- the LOC102669634 gene encoding uncharacterized protein, translated as TWAELFKITTRSHKILHHIIPPVNGKEKVHAIEDEKELWSTLDATVLSWLYTTISNDLLHTIIEPDAMTMDAWNRLRDIFQDNKHSRMVTLEDEFSNTKMENFPNASAYRHRLKSLADQLKNVGALVLESRLVIQLVLGLTSVYRGVGTLIRQSDPLPPFYQARLMLTLEEAGLAREVATGSELAMVAASQSVYDSNSSHWTSSIMGSSTV; from the coding sequence ACATGGGCAGAGCTTTTTAAAATTACCACACGTTCTCATAAGATCCTTCATCACATTATTCCTCCTGTCAATGGCAAAGAGAAGGTACATGCGATTGAGGATGAAAAGGAATTATGGTCGACTCTTGATGCTACGGTTCTTTCTTGGCTTTATACAACCATCTCCAATGACTTGTTGCATACAATTATTGAACCCGATGCCATGACCATGGATGCTTGGAATAGGTTGAGAGATATTTTTCAAGACAACAAACATTCTCGTATGGTAACTCTTGAGGATGAATTCTCCAATACTAAGATGGAGAATTTTCCAAATGCTTCGGCATATCGTCATCGTCTCAAGTCCCTTGCTGATCAGTTGAAAAATGTTGGAGCACTGGTGTTGGAGAGCCGCCTCGTCATTCAACTTGTTTTGGGTCTCACAAGTGTATATCGAGGTGTAGGGACGTTAATTCGGCAGAGTGATCCTCTACCTCCGTTTTATCAGGCTCGATTGATGCTCACACTTGAGGAAGCCGGATTGGCAAGGGAGGTTGCCACGGGTTCGGAGTTGGCAATGGTAGCTGCCTCACAATCCGTTTATGACTCAAATTCCTCACATTGGACCAGTAGCATCATGGGAAGTAGTACCGTGTGA